In Deltaproteobacteria bacterium, the genomic stretch CCGAGCAGTTCGGCACGCTCGCGGCGCTGCACCCTGGCCGCATCGACCTCGGCCTGGGGCGTGCGCCGGGCAGCGACGGGCGCACCGCTCGCGCGCTGCGTCGCGACCCCGCGCGCGCCGACGCGTTCGCCGATGACGTGCGCGAGCTGCAGCAGCTACTGGCGCGACCGAGCCCCACGCAAGCGATCGTCGCGACCCCGGGCGCCGGCAGCGACGTGCCGCTGTGGATCCTCGGCTCGAGTTTGTTCGGGGCCCAGCTCGCGGCCGCCTACGGGCTGCCGTTCGCGTTCGCCTCGCACTTCGCACCCGACGCCTTGATGGATGCGCTCGCGATCTACCGCCGTCGCTTCGTGCCCTCGGCGCAGCTCGAGCAGCCCTACGCCATGCTCGGCCTCAACGTCCTCGCCGCCGAGACCGACGCGGCCGCGCGCCGCTCGTTCACGACCGTGCAGCAGGCCTTCGCCAACCTCGTGCGCGGCCAACCCGGCAAGTTCCGACCGCCCGTCGCCGACATCGAGGGCCACTGGTCCGCGGCCGAGAAGCAGCATGCCGAGCACATGCTGCGTCACGCCGTCGTCGGCTCACCCAGCACCGTGCGCGATGGCCTCGCACGCTTCGTCGAGCAGACCCGCGCCAACGAGCTGATCATCACGACCACGACCTGGGATCCCGCGCAGCGTCTCGCGTCGTACGCGATCGTGGCGGAGCTCGCCGGACTCGAGGGCGCCGCCGCACTGCCGCCCGCATCGTGAGCGACCCCACCCAGGCGCGAGCTCGCCCCCGTCCTACTGCTCGAGCACGGCGGCCGCGAGCTCGATCTGCTCGTCGGTGAGGTGCCGGAAGCGGGCCGGCGGCATGAGCAGCGCCGAGTCCTTCGGGGCCCGGAGCCGATCGGCCGCGAGCTGCTTCTCGGCCGCCGACATCTGATCGAGGGTCTCGACGTTGAAGCGCGCGCGCGTGAGCGACTGATCGAGCCGCGAGTTGTGGCACTGGATGCACATCTGCGTGAGGATCTCCTCGCCGGTCGCGTCGGGCCGCGGCGTGATCGTCATGTCGGGCAGCGCTGCGTCGAGGAACACGTCGCTGATGTCGGGCAGCTGATCGGGCGAGGTGACGCCGTTGCGCACGTCGAGGTACGCGTCGGTCATGTCGGCGACCTTCTGCGCATCGGTCACGCGGAAGTCGTGATACGGCGGCGGGATCGCGCTGCCGCCGAGGTAGGCGGCATAGAGACCATCCCAGGTGTTGCTCTGGCCCGGCGGCACGTTCACGCCCGGCTGCATCGGGTTCGAGGCGGTGACCTCGTTGTTGATCATGTCGGTGATGAACTGATTGGGCTGCGCGATGAAGCCGTTGTTCTCGACGAAGTTCTCGAGCGCCGGTGGGCCGGCGAAGGTGCCCTGCGGGGCGCGGCAGCCGCTGGCGTAGTTGAGCGCGGGGATGCCGGCGTAGTCCTCACCGGAGTGCGCAGCGCGGAAGTCCGCGCACAGGAAGACGTTGCCCTGGGGCTCGTCGAACAACCAGTGCGTCCACGGGAACTGCAGCTCCTGCATGCGCAGGATCGATGCCGTGCCGGGACCATCGGGCTCGTGGCATTGCTTGCAATCGAAGATGGTGTTGGCGATGTCGACGTCCTCGTAGAGCGTGTACTTGGTGTAGTCGCTCTCGATCGCGGGCGTGAAGAGATCACCGGGTGAGCAGCCGCCGGGCTGGTCGTTGCAGGCCTGCTCGAACTTGAAGAGGAAGAAGCGCAGCTGATCGTTCGCGGTGGTGTCCTTGGCGACCAGCTCGACGAACTGCTCGCCGCGCGTGAAGCCGAGCGCGGCGTAGTGATCGTTGGGCAGCAGGTTGCCCTGGCGCGGCTGGCCGCCGCGCGGTCGGGTGAACATGATGGCGCGGGGATTGATCGGCGAGACCAGCCGCATCACCAGCGACGACGAGTGCGAGCTGAGCGCGAACGACGTGGTCGTCGGATCGGTCATGTCGAGACCAATGAAGTTCTGCAGCTCCACGAGGCTCGCGATCGTCGGCTGATCGTCGGTGGCGCAGAACGCCTGCGAGATCGGGTCGCCGTGCCCGCGGGCACACAGCGCATCGTGCTGGTCCTCGCCGTCGGGCAGACCATCGAAGGGATCGGTCGGATAGTCGTCGCCGCCACCGCCGGTGCTCTCCTCGCCGCCACCGCCCGAGCTCGAGTCGCCGCCGCCCTGCGTGGTGCCGGGGCCTCCACCGCTGCCGCTGCTGCCGTCGCTGCCCATGCCCACCGTTGCCGAGGGCAAGGTATCGCCCTCGCTGCCGCTGCTGCCGTCGGCGCCCATCGGGCTCGCACCCGCGTAGCAACCCGCCAGACATGAACCAATCCACAACCACGCTGAGCGTCGCATCGTCGCATCCCCCACGCAGGTCTTCACCCGCGTTGCCGTCGGTAACTCGGCGCCCGCGCGGATTACAGCTGGGGTGCGCAGCGCGTCGGTCTACGCACCGAGGTGCAGCACCCCGCAAAGAAGTCAGAGGCGGGCAAGGGGTGCTGCTACGCTCGCGACCTTCATGCTCCGCACGCTGACGCTGTCCCTCGTCGCTCTCACGGCATGTGCGAAGACCTCGACGCCGGGCTCCGACGGCGATGCGCCGACGCCGCCCGCCAAGCCGACCGATCGCGACAGCCCCGAGCCCGAGCTGCCGGCACCGCTGCCGCGCGATGATCGAGCCGCCGTCGCGGAGGCGCTGCGGCCCCACGGCGTCACGCTCGACGACAGCGACTGCATCGCGTGGCCGCCGAGCTTCCCCCGCGTGGTCGTGATCGGCTCGTTCGCCAACGATCGCGGCTGCCAGCACAGCGGCACGCTGGTGGACCGGCAGTGGTCCACCGACGAGGCCTCGGTCGCGGGCCTCGCGACCCGTGGCTTCGCGTCGGCGAGTCTCGACGACAAGCACACCATCGCCCGCGCGTGGGTCGACGAGGTCAACCACGCCTTCGGCCACGACTTCGTCACGGCCAGCGAGCCGGCGTTCTCACAGCCTGGCAGCCCCGCGTTCACGCCCGTGCACGTGCGCGACGACAAGCTCGCGGGCGTCGTCATCGAGGGCTGGGTTCGCCTGCCGTCCGGCATGGTCGACGAGACCGCGTACGCGTTCGAGAAGCACCGGATCACACGCGACGGCGCGCACAGCCATGAGTCCGATCGGCGCTTCGCGGTCGACGGCGCGGTGCTGCGCGGCGAGACGACGAAGCCGTAGCGGCACTGCGCCGGTCGGCTTCAGAAGCGCGCCGAGATCACCGAGTTCCCGCCGTCGCGCACGACCTCGTCGGCGTGGATCGTGATCAACGCGGTCCCCGGTGCCAACCCGAGCTTGCTGCTCAGATCGATCTCCGGCAGGGTGCTCTGAGCGAAGCCGTCGGTCCCCAGCTGACCGAGCAGACCCACCACCAGCTGCGCCTCGAGCAGCTCGGTGAGCGACTCCTCCATGCCGATGTGCGCGTCGTCGGCGGTGAGCTCGGTCTGCACCAGCTCGACCTCGCCGAGATCGATCGAGACGCCGGTCTCACCCGCGTTCAGGCTCATCTCCACCACCAGTGTGGTGAATGCGGTGAACTCGACGGGGTTGCCGTTGCTGGTGAAGCTGGCATCGATGCGGATGTCGCCGATCGTCGCCAGCAGCTTTCCGCCGGGTCCACAGTCGGAGATCGTCGGCGCGAGCATGCCGCTGACGTCGACCTTCAGGTCCTCCAGCAGCCCGCCGCCGGCGCCATCGCCAAGCGGGAACTCGAGCAGGCCGCCGCGCCAGCCCGCGAACAGCAGCTGGTTGAGCGTGTCGTCGGCGAGCACGATCTCGAGCGGCGCGCTGCGAGGCATCGAGAGCGCCTGCGGGCCGGCCCCGCAGCCGTCGCGATTGGGCACGCCGTCGTTCTCGTAGGGCGTGACGGCGAGCGTCGGGTAGCCACCGGCACGCAACACCACCGCACCGCCCTGCGGTGGCGAGGGCTCGGGGGGCGCGACGCCGTCGTGGAAGTCGGTGCTGGCGAAGTCGGCCACCAGCTCGACCGGGATCGACTTGCGCGCGTTGCCGAGGTTGGGAAAGTCGAAGGTCGTCGCCAGCGAGAGGTCCGACAGGCCACCGGCGAGCGCGGGGCCGAGGTTCGACTCGATCTGGTCCTCGAGTGCGCCCTCGAGGCTCGAGACCAGCGAGTCGTGGATGAAGATCTCGACCACCGACAGCAGGAAGTTGGTCCAGCCGTTGTTGGACCAGATGTCGACGTCGTCGGGATCGACCGTCGCGTCGACACCCGAGAGCGTCGCGACCAGGTGGTGCTCGGCGTCGACGTCGATCGAGAGCAGGCCGTCGACCTGCACCGCGGATACGCTCACGCCGCCGGTGCCGTCGCCACCGGCGAGCTCGCAACCGAAGTTGGTGCAGTCGAAGACGAGGTCGCCGACGATGTCCTGGATCGCCGCGCCGATGTGGATGCCACCGTCGGCGCCCTGCAACGAGACCTCGGCGCTGCCGAGATCGAGCGAGCTGAGGTAGACGTCGAAGCCCGCACTGCTGGTGATCGGCGTGGTTGGATCGGCGAACTGGTTGGTGTCGAACGACGCCAACGCGAGCTCGAGCGCGGTCGCGAGATCGTCGAGCGGCAGCGCGTGGTCGCCGTCATCGAGCGACTCCTGACCGAGCCAGAAGCCGAGCCCCTCGGGTACGGGTTGGTCGCCCGCGGTCATCGGCTCGCGGAAGCCGGTCGACCACAGGAACGACTGCACGCGACGGCGCGCGTTGCCGGCGCTATCGGTGGCCTCGAACACCAGGAGGTTGCCGCCGACCACCGCATCGACGGTGTGGCTGAAGCTGCCATCGGGCGCGACCTCGACCGGCTCGCCACCGAGCGTCAGGGAGGTGATGTCACCCAGGCCGC encodes the following:
- a CDS encoding LLM class flavin-dependent oxidoreductase, translating into MSSLAIPLSILDLAPIREGGTVADALHESLALARAAERLGYRRHWVAEHHGMPGIASAATAVVMAHLAAGTSTIRIGAGGIMLPNHAPLVIAEQFGTLAALHPGRIDLGLGRAPGSDGRTARALRRDPARADAFADDVRELQQLLARPSPTQAIVATPGAGSDVPLWILGSSLFGAQLAAAYGLPFAFASHFAPDALMDALAIYRRRFVPSAQLEQPYAMLGLNVLAAETDAAARRSFTTVQQAFANLVRGQPGKFRPPVADIEGHWSAAEKQHAEHMLRHAVVGSPSTVRDGLARFVEQTRANELIITTTTWDPAQRLASYAIVAELAGLEGAAALPPAS